The Ptychodera flava strain L36383 chromosome 18, AS_Pfla_20210202, whole genome shotgun sequence sequence cgaactcccccactagataattttcataacaatcgaAGTAACTtctcatgggatattagaaaaactgaaattttcaacccctaaaatggttaccatggaaacatggggcagtgaaatcgatatcatatttggtctttttgacccaaaatacccttatggtgaaattttcatggaaattgaacctattattattcgcgttattatttctatataatacttatattagaTAATTGCTTACCAACAGGAAgagtatgaaaaacttcaacagCAATTGCAAGCATTCACGCTCGAACTGCTAAACTGCTGTCGTGATGAAAAAGAAGTACCATTACTGCTGCGAGGCCACAACAACACTGAGGAAAAGCAAAAGCGTagattgaattttttattgaattttacttATGACTACAATTCAGAGTTGACTATTGCAAAATTggccattgaaacaaaacagaaagagGTAAGTCCCTTGTAATAGTGTGCTTATcaataatatttgacatagtAATGCATTAGGAACCGAAGATTTCCACACTTGAAAATCGGGAATCAGACCATGGTATATGTTTGACGGATCTATCTAGTCCAGTGTAAAAAATAATTACGTTGCTATGTACATAATTCTAACATTGCTCGCAAGACGTTTATAAACAAAGCAATTTATTGCACTTAAATTGACAGCCGTCTTTCCCCAATAACGAGAACACAAGGGTTTTGCGTAAAGTGTTATATATATTCTAAGAATGCAATGCACGTGTAAGATTTAATCCATTTCACCCCAATGATGCTAACCTATTCATACCTTAATCAATACAAAATTTTGTCTCAATAACGATAAATGTTTTCTTACAGTTCATTACACACAACAAATGTCAGGCCTTTCTCAACGACGAATGGTTAAGTGGGCAACCAGCGTGGACGAATAGGAAGGGGAGAGGATGGGCATTCCTTTAtgcaatgttttcattttttgcttaTGGCATTTTACCCATAATTATCCCAATTCACCTGTTTCTTTCTGTAAAACACACCACCAAGAAGTGCTTGTACCACAGTCCTATATCGTCTTTTTTGAGTTACTATTTCACCTATTTCTTCTTTCTTGCTTTCATGTTCATCTATGAGGTGGAGGTGGATGTGACTGTGGAGGGTTCTGCTGTTACTCTGATTTCAGATGACAATTACTTGCCAATACTTTGCCTGTCGATAATCTTCTTTgctactctgtctatgataGAATTGAGTCAGCTGCTATCTCAAGGCTATACTCGTTATTTACAGAATCACTGGAATAAATTGGATCTGTATATTCTTCTGTCATTTTTCCTAAGTACAATTTTCGTAAACCCTTTGATAATAGGACAGCTATACGGTTCTCCGCACATATATGTTTTGTGTAGTAAACTCACAACCATCACTTTTGTATGTGCAATACTGCGTTTTGCTGAGCCGATTTACCTCACCCGCTATTTAGGTCCTATGTTGATTGTGGTTACGAAAGTGGTAAACAGCGTTATTCGgtttcttttgattttttggcTCGTTGTTGTTGCATATGCCCTTGCACTCTACCATTTGTACGCAGACGTTGGTACATCACATGAGGGATTATCAGAGTAAGTATGACCTTTCTTGACCCAAAACGTACTTCCTACACATTTGTCGATCGCGCATTGTTCAAATACGTCTATCACTTGCAGGGTTGTGCCAAACGCATTTGAATATTAGTTGTAGGAACTACAATATTCAAGCAAggtgataattttatttttacaggaCATCTACAGCTATTGATATGAAACTTTATGAATTTCTTACAAACAGTTAGTTGACAATTCAACCATCCGTTGAACGCATGATACTTTAACAATTTTGCCAAAAGTACACAGTTCACGCCCACCTtcctcaaaaatacaacaatacattatttgcgTCTTAATGGTCCATTTGCGTTTGATTTCTCTTGTGATCATATAATCTTTCATGAATATGGCGAACCACTATGATGTacttaaaaaattgtaaatcctatgcatattttaaaataagTAATATTGGAGACCGATGGTCGTATTTACATTGTTTCCTTATAGGATACAACTTGTCAACCTTATTCGATCAATAAGTCCAATTCTCATGCATCGCACTTTGAGGGAACGGACACAATTAACCGCACGGGCACAAGGGAACATAGGGGCACAAAAGCAACATTGTGTTCAAGGGCCTTTTAAAATTCCAGAGTACCACGAGGGGGCCCTTACTCAATATGAGTCTGATAAATCACTCTTAACGGGCCTGAAAAACCCATTTCATAAACCAGTTTTCCGAGGTATTCCAACAAAACAGGTGTGTGTCTATGACTGATCATCATAaacagtttgtgtttgtgaacaCTTTGATGCCGACTGTCTAAGTGTTGGAATCAGAATGAAAGCAACAGTTGACCATTAAGGGAGACTTAAAAGGCAGACAGTGGGCAGGAAAAAAGAAGTTCAGGCAAATTAATCAATTAAACCATTGATCCTCGAGAAAGTTTATCGACGATGATTAAACAGATATATTTAGGTATATATTTAGGTTTATATTGAATGGTTAACATGCTTACTTGTTGTTTGCCAGGTATACTCATATATACGATACATCGCTatcttttgatgaaatttaatatcatatttgttgaataCCTAAGCACTTCTAATCACCTAATTCTATTGAATTAAACTTaggtcaattatcaaacgtataCGTATACAAATGCACTATTAAGGGAGACAAATTGTTCATAGTCTGTGCCATAGTCTAAAAtgtatattgaaaatgacacttCAATTTCATTCCAAACTCTAATTTTTGTATACAAATGCCCTTCTAATCACCATCAGCTTGTCAAGTATTCTTATTCATACCTTGAGCCATGGacaaccatgtatagtgaaattGTGCGTTTTggtgaaaatccaaaatcaaaGTTCTTTTACACAAATAAACTTCTAAGCGACATATTCTAGTGAAgcacatttatatcaattgtcaaacatacataaatgtaaatatatatctAGTTTTGAACGGGGAAAAGGTTGTTCATAGTTTGCGTCCAAGGCTTATTTTATATCAGAGTGTATAGTCCTACTAGATTCTGAAAATTATTTCTAATGTTGAGGGAAGGGGGACTGCaaagtaaataaattaataaaatcttTCCTCTTCCACCCCTTTCTGTTAACTGTGCTCGTTTCCTTATATTTAATACTCAGCGGAAAATGGAGATGCCAAATCAATGTGTTCAAACGTAATCCCTCATACTCTTTCTTCCATAAAGGCTTTTGACATCATTATGGGTATTATTAATAACCATATTCGGTGGAGACGGTTCTGAACTCCTGTACACGGATGACTGGATGTCCATGAATGTCACCGGTATCCAAAGCAGCTACACAAGCTTTACGTCACCCTATTACAGTTTTGTTGCCTATACTTTATACTCGTTGTTCGGGATCTTAGTGCTCATTATATTGCTGAACCTATGCATTGCAATGATGTCATACGATTACGAAAAAGTTCGGGTACGTTATCAGAACAATTTCAATTTAGCTCGTATATTCTATCACGTGAGCTCCTGTCGCACCGATGTCTGTGTgcctgtctctgtgtctgtctgtctctctgttcgCATGATTGATTGTTGATTATAAAAGCGTTCATGAAGATTTAAATTCGTGGCAGTGATGTCAGAGAAAAGTGTAAATTTACAGACCACTGCAACATATACTGAAAGACGGGATCATTTTCAGGTCATACATGGTTGATTCAGCTAATTAGCAGCAAAATCCACTTTTCCCCTCAACCTTGCTTTAGAGATTTAGGTTTCCTTCGAGTGGCTTTTGCTTATCAAGATCATCAGTTTGAAAAGTATAGTTACTGGTCCTCTTTCTGTATTAGACAATTTTAGATAATTAGCATAAACAAAATCGCCGCAAAGATATAGCACTTTTCAAAGGAAGCAATACAAATAATCCCACTATGCAACTCAGACAACTAGCATGGAAGTTTAACCTACTATAATCTGTATTTCTTTCAAAGAGCATTTACAGTGATATAGGTgagattttaatttttcaaatgttaaagaTAATATCTCGCGCATATAGTTCTCCAGCATAACACGTCTGGGATTAGAATTGCTGGTTATCGGCACACCTACCAACATATCTTTGCTCAGTAATCGACAAGGTGCTGGATCTTTCAATAGCTGCACGCAAGATTTCTAAATAAATTTACTTCATTCTGTTCGACACTAATATTTTCACGGAAATTAACTAGATTGCAATGCCATACAttaaagtgaatggttgaattGCGACGTAACAAATTGCAAACATTGACCAAGTAGGGTTTTCCTTTCTGATTTTACCTACTGGCGCTGATCATGAAAGCCATAGCAAGTTTTTATTATGTGACATCCGAAATTCAATTTTCTGCTCAATGTTCCTTGAAAGCGATCACAAATGAAAGAATATGTGGGAGGCGTCAGTAGATCTGACCTCGATTTATAGGATAAAGCCTTGCATAGTTTCACAATGAAGGTAGTTTTTATGCTTGCACACACAAGTTCTCCTTTTCGTAATTTGGCAGGACAAGATGGAATTGGAATGGAAATTTAATAGGTCAGGCGTATGGATagagtacataaatgcaaaacCTGTGAATGTGAATTTGTTGTCCCTGGTGATAGACATCGTTATTAGTACGACGATTCGCTTAGCTGGAGTAAAAGTAAGTTGAAGATTATGTTCAATATCGTTAACTTGTAAAATAAGGATCTTCTAAATCAGTCACTGCCAATATTACTTTGCATTGTTATTTTGCTTGCTGTTATGCATTAATTTTTCATCAACTGTGATAGCGAAACATTTGTCATAAATAGGTccgctttacacaggcatatcCATGGTACGCAATCAATGACACCACACCtggctttattttgaaaatacatcaaagaaaCTGAATGTACAAAAATTCTTACAAACAGTTCTTCCCTTTGTAGTTATCATTAGTACTTTATTAGACAAGTTCCCGTTTCTTCATCTTCAAAACAGTTCTAAAATTACTGAATACAATATAATTACACAAATCAAATGTGTAATTCTCATGTCTATGTCTTTCATCTGTAGAATGGTAACAGTAAGAGAACAAAGACTACTAACAAGTTTGAACTCGAGGTGAGTTGCGATTTAGATAAATCATAAGAATGTTGACTATCCTAACTCAATGCTCCGTTATGTGAAGTTTTTTGAATTTATCCAAACGCTCTAGCATTGTTTTTAGCTCTTTCAAAGGAGATCGAAATCCAAATTATGATTTTTAACAGATAAGTTAAACGtacagttgtaaaattgaatgagCCTGACTCTAAACGTATTTTGTCTGAAGCTTGTTGCACAATGATACTGTTGAGATACTTTTCTATAAACAGGTACAAAATGGCAAATCCATACAAGAAGAACAACCGTCTGATAGCGGACAGGTCGGCATTAATATCTGTGAAGGTAGAAATCATGATTCTAGAACACACACTGCACAAAATGAAGATGCTCAAGGAAATAGAGATAGGAAGGACATAGTCAAGACAGTAAAGGTAAAATACAATGAATGAGCCAAATTTCTCTCTTCTCAATTAATGTTTATTGCCAACTTTACTCCCATTGCCGTACCAAGTAATGTTTATGAAGtcaaaaaaataatatcaagGTACGTAACGCTAAAAAATGCGACATTCCTtgccaaaaaaggcaaaagGGCAATAGTTTCCTGATACTTCCAATGTTTCATAATTTATGTTGACGGTCCTTAAGAGTTTGTTATTCCATAGCAAATGCAACATTGTTCATTTTAATTGTCTGTCTGAAGGCATTTTATGCATATCAGATTTTGTCAAGAGCTATGCAGCCAGTGCACCGAGTTATGCGACTTGGCTTCTCCTTTGAATTGTTAGATAATGTATCATTCAGTTATATTATATTTAAGCTGAGAAGTAAATTAAAACAACTAATATATTTCTTCTTTATGTCATACGCAGACTGAAGATTTAAGCTTTCATGAGGTACGTACTTATACCAAGCAACGGTCTGAGATTGACGgttattttaaaaatgaatactTAGTTGATGCACAAAGTCTTTGAAAGTGAATGCAAGTAAAAATTGAAGTAAGTTTCAGAAAACGTCCGAAAAATTACGAAATCATTGATGATGCAAACTATTTATAGACAAAATTCATGTTTTGCTCGCCCTGTTTGTAAGTCTGTGTCATGATCCGACACAAACAAACTCTGTGGCTTCAATATCTTCCTGAACGTTATGAttcgtaatgaccgtgtcacaaCAAGTACAAGACGAGTGATGAAATGGCCCAGTAGAACATGTCTGAATGACACCGTTGACTCGAACAGAGAATCCCATAATTGTATTTCCAAAGTCAGAACAATATTGTAcgaattttacaacaaaacaatgtaaaagAGGAAAATGGCATAATAATTATTCGTTGACATTAATGTTACTAAATTCCATCCATTATTTGTTAAATGAACCAACTTGTTCTAATTGCGCTTTTCAAACTAATTGATCGCATAGACTACATGATGTCACTGAAGTGAACACAACGGAAAATTACTGCTAGAGGTTATTCTATCACAAAAAAAGCTGTGTTCCCTCTCGAGAAAGCATAACATGTGTTACTTATATCgttgaaacaaaacattataATACTTTCATTCTGATTAATGTTTTCAGCTTTTGGACGTCTTGTTGAAGAGATACACTGACAAACATGCAAAGCCGCTTACGCTGAGAAAACTGGAAAGTAAGATGCAAGGGCAATAAGGACTGAGATATGAAGACATCGCAAGACAATAGAAACTTTAAACCGCGCAAATTTGCCCCAATCAAGTAAATGGAAAGCATATCACGTACAATTTTGAATTATGAGCATAACATCAAGCACATGTTTTAGTGCAGAACCGACTTATCGACCGGGCCCTTTCTGTTTTACAAAGGCAGACACCCATCTTATTTGCGTGTATCATCATGCGCAACATTGACCAAATTTCCCTCAAGCAGATAAAGCTTATCAGATCACGTTATTGCCTAAGGTTCGAAAAAAGCTACAGGCTCTAGATTCATTGTCGCAATTATTCATGTGTACAATTACAGTACCTTTACTTCGTCATTTATACTATTCTTTCAGAGTTTGATATCACTTTGATTAAGTACTTATTTGTTTTATATAGGCTAAGTTTAATGAGGTTGATTTTTTCTTTGATTAAAGTTAGACTCGTATGTTAGAAAAGAGCAGACAAGGGAGAACTAGATGTAGTTCACATTTTCTAAAGTTTCCTAGAGAAAGCTAGTGTGCAGTACATTTTGACGTGTTATGAAGGTCATTTCATACTGCAATTATATTCACACAAACGTAGATGTAATTTGTTGCTAAAATCATGCTCGTTCAATCCTTGCTAAGCCTGATGTATTGTCCGAAACGTTCTTTTGGTCAACCTTCTGCTAAGAAACAAAGGCGTAGCTCAGATGCTTATCAGTGATAGCCATTTTTTGAAATAGGTTTTACACTCTATATTAACAATAGTAGAATAAGGATAATCATGATACTAATTATCAACATTATAAACTACACGTTATAATGTGTTTCCTAACTGCCTGCCTAGTTTCTAAGATTAAGGCTAAGTGCTTGTGATTATATAACTGTTTCATACACTGTTAACCAAAATTATAAGATATCACTACATTTCTCGTATATCGAACCTTGCGCACTCcgtaggattcaatggtaactcctCGATGACATCGCTTGCCCTACAGTCATCACTTGACTGTAAGAGAACCGGATCTACTTTCAGCTTGACAACTTTGGCATtgtaaaatgatcaaattatatGTTTGATATAGAAAATCCCACGTTTTAAAAAACTTATgcatgaaaattgataaaacccATAATATTGATTAAAGTATATCAATGCACCATTCGACGataaaaaatgttgtatttttaacgGATTTTTGTCTAACAAGGAAATAAAGCATACGACTGTTATTtacaaataatgcaaaatatttgGAGATGGGAAACAGAGGCGGGTAATAAAAACGTTATAGCCCAAACgggggactatgtaccctcgaggcagAGACCATTTGCCCCCCTGACGTCACATGTCCGTTGTTTCCGTTAATATATTGTCACATGACgtttatttcatatttagaGTTTCCTGAGTCAGTGAAGCTGAACAATGTTTCAAACATGAATTATTCGACAGGCTATGAGTATTATCGATAGTTACAATTTTATGAGATTATCTTTGAAACTATTATTGTGTATCAGTCTGAGTTTTTTTTCACGTTTTAATGACCTTAATCACCACCagtttttatgtatgtatttttaaaaaatatcatatCGACATTTTATATTATAATAAGCTGTACACAACAGTATAAACTGAActttcattcaatattttgcaTTGAAGTTTACTCACCTCGCTCTTGCTAAATGTGTCgtgtatttaatatttgtaataaaaGGAAAGCGGCTTCACACATCGTCCATGTTTTCTTTTGTGTGGTTAAATGTGTTTTGTGTCGACATCGTAGTAGTgtaaataagccatggcgagacgtggacTTAGTCCAGCTATCTGAGACAACAGTTACTCTTTGACCCGTCGTTTCAAAATAATCAGCGGTTTCTTCCTCAATCATCACCTACCGATACAAGTAGATATCTCTTTcttattttatattgtattatattgttGATCCATTGTTCTTCTAGTAGGGAAGCTAAAATATTAATCTTCGGATCTCTTTGTGTTTGCTTGTGTTTTGCCTTGTTTCTAATGCAGTGAACTTCAGCATTTATCAATGTATCGctgatgtttggatttcttttgtatgcgatgatcggtttcGGGGAAATAAATTCCTgcatgtttcgtccttttctatCTGTTCCAAGTTTTGACACAGCTTTTATAGCCTGTGTTTCGTAAATGTGTTTCATTGTGAACACCAGTGTGTTCTTTTGTTTTGTCGTTTTTTGCTGGTTTTCTAGTTGCGGTCGTCgtgaagcaaactttgtttCCGATGTGATTTTAGTGATTTCCTCTTGTTAAAAGCCACGTTCGATTAATCATGCATTAAGTCTATTGACGCTATGGATAAAGTCACTTTCATTGTTGCAAGTTCTGACCTATCttagtgtttcgcctttgatcaggctTTAGAGGTATATTTCGGATGGCATGATGTTCTATGTAGGAAATGAAATGTGTCGGTGGCTTTCGTGTGGATTTTTATGTCCAGTAAGTTTCGCTGTAGTACCGTTGACCTTTGTATACCACTAGGTCAAGTTATGTTATCTCATGTGTCGAGCTgtcaaaagaaaatgtgaaattagGGTGCGTTTGGTTAATTCATTATATGAATTCGTTTAGTTCGTGTTTTGTTCCACGTAGTCTGGCaaagaccctgcgattcgcgttcttccctgttggtaCACGCGCGcacccttcagagacgcgaggcgaatcccagggtctggaccttcttgcaagcgaccggtcggatttctgcctgatccgggtactttatcgAACTCCACATGtccgttaatcaaaaaaaataacaagtaCCATAgctaaataaaattaaaaataaaaacataccgcgtatataggtctaccagctacttgtatatattctctccgccaagttaggtgtttcttttgacgtcactacccttatgaatattcgtATACTAGCAAAAACGGGCAGTCGCtttgtctggcagcgcgtgctcacagctgcacagcgtagctttcgaatgcaggcccatcgtgggcgcacacaaaacaaggcacagcgactgtggagagtctatgttCCTCTAAATATCACGAAAATGTAGTCTCTGAATCTACGTGAGTGTAATTTTACGATGTGCGTTCacgtattattttcatttccgtTTCACGGAATGTATGTCGGCATTTTCTTGTGCTACTGGAGATCCAATGCTGCAACCACAAATCAATCTATAGAATTCGTTGTTGAATACAATGTGTTTGTTTTCAGAATAAGTGTTACCATGGATAACGCGACTTCAGTTAGGATATTATCGACGAATTCGGATATGTGGAATGTTGGGCACGAGTATCAACCTATGATAGGGCGACCTGCACAGCATAATATTGTAAACTACAAATCACGTTACTTCTTTATTCGAAACGTCGGATTGTTAGTCATAAGCATGTGCGAGACaagattcatgaaattttaatagACAAAATTTAAAGTTGTGTTTCTCATTACCACTATAATCATGGAAATTATGACGTTCACAAACAAAACTTGCATCTCTTGTAATAACAAGCCTAAGTATGAAAGACTTATGCGAATGCTATCGATAATAATAAATCTTTTGGAATCTTTAAGAAAAGAATTTTTTATGTTTACTTCACAAAATCCATGTTTGAAAACCATTAGAGGAATAAAACAACATGACAGCAAACTATCTTTCACTTATGTCTTGTTAAATGAAGATTTAACAAATGGATGCGGATGGTTATATTAGGTAATGTAATATTTCCTTGTTAATGCAATGTGTTTAAAAGTGGTAAACAGTTTCTGTGAAAGCAaaaagaaactttaaattcaGTCAATACTATTAAACAGTTGTTTatgtatttgtcattttctagttCGCTCTTAAaacttacatgtatttttatttacgTTGAACGGTCTAATTACTGGACATATTGTAAGTAAGATTGCTTCATTGTTATATAGACggaggaaaaattgcaaactaATACATTTTAATACGTATCTGGCCACCACGACACAAGTAAAAGTGAAAGATTGATTAATATATACACTTGTCGCATTTTTGGGGGAACTACCAGATAAATCATTTACAagcaaaaaatcaaatatgtCGTTACAGAGTGTTTTGTAGAAAAACTTAAACGTCGATTATTTCAAGATACAGTTGTTTGACGTCACCACTTTAGTAGGGTATTTGCAGAATCCGTTTGAGTTCCTCAACGAGTGTTTTGAAGTCAGGTCTGTCGCCTGGATCACTCTGCCAGCATTGAAGCATAAGTCCGTTCCTACAATGTAAAGATAGATATGTGGAATCTCATCAAGTAGATATGTGAAACGGGAAACGagtcttaaaattttgaaaagtgtctcttatactttttgattttttccctcTTCTATATTAGTATATTTCAAGTGTTAACTAGCTTAGTTATTAGAGGTATAAAACTAAAGGTATTACAGGTATTAAATAGATACAGCTATTGAAGGGAGGCGAAAGCGAGGCTGAACTACGACCAGACCCTTCGCTTTGCTGTGTATTTGGTGTGCTATTCTAGGTTGTTTAAGCTGTTTCAGGCCTTAAAAGGTCAGATAACATCCAAAGAGCCGCACCGAAgtgtttatagatagaaatctCCAACAGTTGGCAAAATACGGTAAGAAAACTATCGCACTGGAAGGTTCGAGCCAAGTCATCCTTTTGCTCAAACAGAGACAATGGCAGCCCGTTACGTAAATGTTTACGGGGAAGAGTGCAGAGGGTAACTTTGAGGAATGTAACGTGGAATTGGTCAACCCCGTCTTCCTGAAGCATTTCGATATAGTGCCACAGAAGGCAACTATACTACCTGGgccagaaatataaaaaatgatgGCAGAACTGATGGAATTACGATTCTCCAGAGCATTAATTGTGTGTGGAGGGTATACGTACAGGAGAATGCCGACGGGATAATTTTGCTAACAGGTGGCATTAATATACGTGGCAAGTGTGTAACTCTCTTTGACGAAAACCCGGCCGCTTGAGAAGAGAGTGTTGAAGCGAAGTAGTGTGTCGGCAGTGTGGAAAAGGCGGACATATTCAGGTGATTGCCATGAAAAGATTCAGATTCACTTGAGAAGTGAAAGTAAGGCGGCAACTgctgggcggggggggggggggggggctgaaaaAAGAGAGTTTAGATATGGTTGACCAAATCTGTTGCCATAATGTCGCATAACAACCAAGAGGGCGTTGGAGGCAGTAGTGATAGGACAAAAGCAGTCAGCACCGTTCAACAGGAAATCACCAGTTTCACCAACGGACAGCGACAGCAACACGTGGAAATAAGTGTCGCAGATCCGAAAAGAAAACGCGCTAGCACATCTACTGATGTATCGTATCTGCATGGTGAGGAACTCTCTTCTGCCGATGGAGGAGACGTAGCATTCGAATCGAGAGCAAGTATGAGACAAAGTGCGAAGAAAAGTCAGAGAAGAAAGGGGAAGAGaagaaacaaaaacagtaaagaGATATGTTGTATTAGGTAGGATAGATCAGTCTATCTTTACACTACACTAATCGCCGCAATATGCATCAGATAATGATCAAAGATGTGTGCAGATTTACTTAAATGTTAAGGAAAAGGCCATAATGTCTGAGCCGTATGGCAAAATAGAAACAAGAAAATCCCCAACGTTAGACGGATTACCTGTTGAATTTTATAGAGTTTTCTGGGATGAGCTTGACGAACTTGTCGATAATTCGATTTATGAAGGTTATTGTAAGGTGTGTTGGTCTTATTACCTTGATCCATAAAAAGACACGAGGACAAACTTGCAAAACTGGAGACCGATCTCGCTTCTAAACTACGACTACaaaatttgtgtgtgtttgtgtgtgtgtgtgtgttggcaaatagaatttaaaaagttaaaaagtCCTTCCAAATTTATAGTGGACTGGTCGGATGTTATAAGGGCGCTTTGTGAGACAAAATGTTCGTTTCATAGAAGGCGTCATTAGTAGTTTACAAACTGATATTGATTTCGCAGAAAAGTAGAAAAAGAAGTagctattttgtttttaaattgtttAAGGCATTAAATTCTGTAGAACACAATTTCATCTTATTGGCACTGAAgaaattttttgtcttttatgaGATGGATCGAAACACTTTACAGCGATTGTAGCTGCGCCGCAATATGGATGTATTTTAAGAAAGTTTGGAGTACAGAGGGGTATCGGGCAGGATTGTCTACTGGCAGCTCTGCTTTTCTTCGTTGTTGTTGAAGTTTTAGGACA is a genomic window containing:
- the LOC139116674 gene encoding short transient receptor potential channel 5-like translates to MEYADNEERTKIQHYSALSSPAYISLSYLRDKCNGKNKKNCLEVAFELEHKLSIIVNEEASQTLKFITHNKCQAFLNDEWLSGQPAWTNRKGRGWAFLYAMFSFFAYGILPIIIPIHLFLSVKHTTKKCLYHSPISSFLSYYFTYFFFLAFMFIYEVEVDVTVEGSAVTLISDDNYLPILCLSIIFFATLSMIELSQLLSQGYTRYLQNHWNKLDLYILLSFFLSTIFVNPLIIGQLYGSPHIYVLCSKLTTITFVCAILRFAEPIYLTRYLGPMLIVVTKVVNSVIRFLLIFWLVVVAYALALYHLYADVGTSHEGLSELLTSLWVLLITIFGGDGSELLYTDDWMSMNVTGIQSSYTSFTSPYYSFVAYTLYSLFGILVLIILLNLCIAMMSYDYEKVRDKMELEWKFNRSGVWIEYINAKPVNVNLLSLVIDIVISTTIRLAGVKNGNSKRTKTTNKFELEVQNGKSIQEEQPSDSGQVGINICEGRNHDSRTHTAQNEDAQGNRDRKDIVKTVKTEDLSFHELLDVLLKRYTDKHAKPLTLRKLESKMQGQ